The Inediibacterium massiliense genome includes the window AAGCTTTAGCTAGAAGACATATACTCATTCCTATCAAAAGAGAAAAAAATAGATTAACAGTAGCCATGGCAGATCCGCTTAATATTTTTGCAATAGATGATGTAAAAATTGCCACAAATTTAGAAGTAAATCCTACTATTGCCACAAAGGATTCTATCTTAAATGCAATTGATTATTATTATGGAAAAGAAAGTGCTGAAAAAGCTATTAAAGATTTTAAGAATCAGTATCCTATAGAGAATTTTACAGAAATGGATGAAGCTATTTCAAATGAAATTAATAATGCTCCTGTTGTTCGATTAATGAATTCTATTATTCGTCAAGGAGTAAAATCAAAAGCTAGTGATATACATATTGAACCATTTGAGCACAAAGTAAGAGTCCGATTTAGAATCGATGGAGATTTACAAGAGATTATGTCTACGGAAAAAAATACTCACTCAGCTATTGTTACTCGGATTAAAATTATGGGAAAAATGAATATTGCAGAGAGAAGAATTCCTCAAGATGGAAGAGTCGAGACAAATATTGATGGAAAAGAAATTGATCTTCGTATTTCAACCCTTCCTACTGTATATGGAGAAAAAATAGTAATTCGATTATTGGATAGAAGTAATTTTTTGTTATCTAAAAGTCAATTAGGTTTCTCAAAAAAAAATTTAGAAATTTTTAATTCTGTTGTGAAAAGTCCAAGTGGAATGATATTAATTACAGGTCCTACTGGAAGTGGAAAAACTACGACTATGTATACAATTTTAAAGGAATTAAATGAACTACAAAAAAATATTATTACTGTAGAAGATCCTGTAGAATATAGACTCCATGGTATTAATCAAGTACAAGTCAATACAAAAGCGGATTTGACTTTTGCGAGTACATTAAGATCTATTTTAAGACAAGACCCTGATATTGTTATGATTGGAGAAATCAGAGATACAGAAACTGCTCATATAGCTGTTCGAGCAGCTATTACAGGTCATTTGGTTTTAAGTACCATGCATACAAACAATTCTCCTGCCACAATAGCTAGATTAGTAGATATGGGAGTTGAACCTTATCTTGTTTCTTCTGCCGTTACAGGAATTATCTCTCAAAGGCTTGTAAAAAAAATATGTGAGCATTGTAAAAAAGCATATACCCTTACAGAAGATGAAAAAAAATTATTAAATATAGAAAAGCCCTTTGTTTCTTATAAAGGAGAAGGTTGTAGTCAATGTAATTATACAGGATATAAAAGAAGAATAGCTGTTCATGAAATTATGGGAATCAACAAAGAAATAAGAGAAAGTATTGATAAAGAAGAAAGTATTGATCTACTTAGACAAAAAGCTATCCATCAAGGAATGATTTCTTTAAAAGAAAACTGTATGGAGTTAGTACTCTCAGGAATTACAACTGTAGAGGAAATGATAAAAGTAGCTTATAGCCTAGATTAGGTGGTGATATTATGAATATTATAGGACTATTAAAAAAAACAATTGAACGAAGTGCATCTGATTTACACATAACAGTAGGTATACCCCCTGTCATTAGAGTAAATGGAAATCTTCAGAAAATAGATGAAAAACCTTTATTACCTCAAGACACGGAGCTTTTGATACAAGAACTTCTTACTCAAAAACTTTTTATAGAGTTACAAGAAAAAGGAGAAATAGATCTGTCTTTTTCACATCCAGGACTTGGAAGATTTAGAGTAAATATTTACAAACAAAGAGGTAGTTATGGAATGGCTTTAAGGTGTGTATCTCTTAGGATTCCAACTATTGATGAACTTGGATTACCATATGTTTTAAAAGATTTAGCATTAAAGCAAAGAGGACTCATATTGGTCACAGGCCCTACTGGAAGTGGAAAATCAACTACCTTGGCATCTATGCTTGATTATATTAATGAAAATAGAAATTGTCATATTCTAACATTAGAAGATCCTATAGAATATTTACATAAGCATAATAAAAGTATTGTCAATCAAAGAGAAATAGGAAATGATTCACAAAGCTTTAAAAATGCACTGAGGGCTGCTCTTCGCCAAGATCCAGACGTTATCTTAGTAGGAGAAATGAGAGATTTAGAAACTATTAGTATTGCTTTAACAGCGGCTGAAACAGGACATCTGGTGCTATCTACCCTTCATACAGTAGGAGCTGCCAAAACAATTGATAGAATTATTGATATTTTTCCTTCACATCAGCAACAACAAATTAGAGTACAATTGTCAACCGTACTTGAGGGAATTATTTCACAACAGCTTCTTCCAAGAAATGATAAAAAAGGTAGAATTGCAGCTATGGAAATTTTGATTGCTACTTCCGCCATAAGAAATCTAATTCGAGAGGGAAAAACACATCAATTACAAACAAATATACAAACAGGTTCAAAATTTGGAATGAAAACTATGGATCATTCTATTTTAGAATTATACAATCAAATGATTATTGATCAAAAAACTGCTCTTACTTATGCCATAGAAAGAGAAAACTTAGAAAGACATATATTATAAAGGTTAGGAAGGATTTTATGCCTACTTATGAATACAAAGCGATGAGTCAAACAGGAGAAAAACTCAAAGGAGTTTATACTTCTAATACAATAGAAGAAGTTTTTCATATGTTAAGAAAAAATAATCATTATCCTATTCATGTAGAAGAAAAATTTGAAGTAAAAAGAGCAATATCCTTTTCTTTCTGGAATAGAATAAAAATAAAAGACATTGCTATATTTTGCAGACAATTTTATACAATGCTTCATGCAGGAATTTCCATTCTGAATTGTCTAGATACTCTTAGGCAACAAACACAAAATAAAAAATTTAAAATAGTAATTGGTCAGATTTATGAAGAAGTTCAAAAGGGACTTACTCTTTCTGAATCTTTAAAAAATCATAAAGACATATTTCCAGATTTACTGATCCATATGGTAGAAACTGGAGAATTTAGTGGTACTTTAGATGTAATTATAGCTCGCATGGCCAATCACTATGCAAAAGAAAATAAAATTTCAAATAAAGTAAAAGGGGCTATGATCTATCCTATTGTATTAAGCATTGTAGCTATCACTGTGGTAGTATTTTTACTTATATTTGTTATACCAACCTTCATTGGGCTTTTTAAAGAGAGTAATACAGCACTTCCTATCCCTACTCAAATATTGCTTAGTATAACAGACATAATAAAAAACTATTTACATATCATTTTTCTTATTTTTGTATTACTTATATATGGATTAAAAAAATCTATAAGTATGAAAAAAGGACAGCTTTTTATAGATCAATTAAAGCTTAAAATTCCTATTGTGAAGGGGACTACTCAAAAAATTATTACTTCCAGATTTTCAAGGACCTTATCCACCTT containing:
- a CDS encoding type II secretion system F family protein, translating into MPTYEYKAMSQTGEKLKGVYTSNTIEEVFHMLRKNNHYPIHVEEKFEVKRAISFSFWNRIKIKDIAIFCRQFYTMLHAGISILNCLDTLRQQTQNKKFKIVIGQIYEEVQKGLTLSESLKNHKDIFPDLLIHMVETGEFSGTLDVIIARMANHYAKENKISNKVKGAMIYPIVLSIVAITVVVFLLIFVIPTFIGLFKESNTALPIPTQILLSITDIIKNYLHIIFLIFVLLIYGLKKSISMKKGQLFIDQLKLKIPIVKGTTQKIITSRFSRTLSTLLASGIPLLQALDIISEIVGNTVVQKEILIAKEDIKKGINLSSMIEKISVFPPMLHAMIRIGEESGSLDDILDETANFYDEEVEVALQKITTLIEPLMIVVMAVIVGSIIIAMLLPMIDMVNTISV
- a CDS encoding GspE/PulE family protein encodes the protein MKPFKKRLGDLLVQANFITQDQLNEVLKLQRSSGKKLGEILIDEGFVTEQQIIEALEFQLGIPHMDIEKYFIEPKVPLLISEALARRHILIPIKREKNRLTVAMADPLNIFAIDDVKIATNLEVNPTIATKDSILNAIDYYYGKESAEKAIKDFKNQYPIENFTEMDEAISNEINNAPVVRLMNSIIRQGVKSKASDIHIEPFEHKVRVRFRIDGDLQEIMSTEKNTHSAIVTRIKIMGKMNIAERRIPQDGRVETNIDGKEIDLRISTLPTVYGEKIVIRLLDRSNFLLSKSQLGFSKKNLEIFNSVVKSPSGMILITGPTGSGKTTTMYTILKELNELQKNIITVEDPVEYRLHGINQVQVNTKADLTFASTLRSILRQDPDIVMIGEIRDTETAHIAVRAAITGHLVLSTMHTNNSPATIARLVDMGVEPYLVSSAVTGIISQRLVKKICEHCKKAYTLTEDEKKLLNIEKPFVSYKGEGCSQCNYTGYKRRIAVHEIMGINKEIRESIDKEESIDLLRQKAIHQGMISLKENCMELVLSGITTVEEMIKVAYSLD
- a CDS encoding type IV pilus twitching motility protein PilT — protein: MNIIGLLKKTIERSASDLHITVGIPPVIRVNGNLQKIDEKPLLPQDTELLIQELLTQKLFIELQEKGEIDLSFSHPGLGRFRVNIYKQRGSYGMALRCVSLRIPTIDELGLPYVLKDLALKQRGLILVTGPTGSGKSTTLASMLDYINENRNCHILTLEDPIEYLHKHNKSIVNQREIGNDSQSFKNALRAALRQDPDVILVGEMRDLETISIALTAAETGHLVLSTLHTVGAAKTIDRIIDIFPSHQQQQIRVQLSTVLEGIISQQLLPRNDKKGRIAAMEILIATSAIRNLIREGKTHQLQTNIQTGSKFGMKTMDHSILELYNQMIIDQKTALTYAIERENLERHIL